DNA sequence from the Halococcus salsus genome:
CGAGCGTCGTCAGATCGGCTTTGAGCCCGGCAGTCGCGAAAAAGACCGGTGCCAGCACTGCGAGGGTTAGGCTCTCGAAGTTTTGCCGTACCTCCCGCGCCAGTAGATCCGTTCGACGGACGAGCACCCCCACCACAAACGCGCCGAGAAATGCCTCAATTCCGAGCTCTTCCGCCAGCGCTGCGACACCGAGTGAAAGGAGGATGAGCGTCGAGAGGTGGCCGATAGGGGGACCTCGCTGTGTGTGTTGATAGACCGCGTCGATAGCTCGCTGGCCAACCGTGAACATGACGACGAAAAACCCAACGAGGACCCCGACGGTAACGGCTGTAGCGGGAAGATCCACCGAGCCACGTTGAGCGATCCCCGCAACCACCGACAGAAGCACCCACCCAATGACGTCATTGATGAGAGCTGCGGCGAGCAGGACCTGCGTGGGGTCGCGGTGAACGATGTCTAGGTCGATGAGAACACGGGCGATAACTGGAACCGCCGATATCGAGAGGGCTGTTGCGAGAAAAAGAGCGAAGAGGAGCCGCTGTCCGGGGTCGACGAGATATGCGGCGGGAATCAGCCATCCGAGTGCAAATCCGGAAGCGAACGGAACCAGAATACTCCCTGCGGCAATGGCTATCGCCACCGATGCTCGCTGCCGGATCAGGTCAATATCCGTCTCCAGACCGGCGAGAACGAGCAGGAACAAGAGACCGAGTTGACCGACAGCATCGAGCGCGAGCGCTCCACCGACACCGTCCGGAAAGAGCGTCGCAAAGACGTTTGGAGCAGCCCAGCTGAGAAACGAGGGCCCGAGAAGGATTCCCGTGAGTAATTCCCCGACAACCGGTGCGAAGCCGAGCCGTTTCGCGATCTCCCCCAGGAGTCGAGCAGTTAGAAGGATCACGAAGAGCTGAAGCGTGAACCGTGTGAGCGTCGGGGCTTCGATGGCGAGCAGCATATAGCTACTAGAACTCGTAGCCGCGGCTGTCTGTTAAGTGATCGTGGTCTCCGTCCCTTGGAGGGCCCAACGTCCCTCAACCCCCGTTTAGTGACCGAGAAGAGGTCTCGAAACTCCGATCGCTGCACTCCTAACTGGATAACGAAGGACCAGCACCCTCCACATTACAGTGGGGACCGAGGCGCTCACGAACCGCGTGGACCGGACGTGTCCCATTCCGTTTAGTAGCTCGGATACGTATCGCCATCCGAGACATGTCGGACGACTTCGCCCTCAACGACTTCGACCGAATCCGTGACCAGGCGCTCGACGCGATCGACCAAGAGGACGTCGTCTCGATGTACGTGGGATTGATCCCGGAGAACGGAACGAACGAGTATTATTTCGGCAACACGGTCGAGGACGCGGAGCTCAGGGAGATGGCCGGCAAGCAGCTCGGGATGATGGCCCGCGTACTCGCGGACCAATCGGAGTGGTCCGTCGAGGAGGTAGCACAGCACGCCGTCGAGCAGGCCGAGTCGATGCGTCTTCAGCCCTAACGGGCACCGACGCTGTGGTCTCAGGGACGCCGGAGTCCCCGCCTATCTGGGCCACAGTTCTCTCCTATCCGTCTGTTCGACCACTACAGGACCCGTCCGCTGGCACCCAGCGGTGATGCTGTACGGTCATTCCAGCCGCAACCCGTCCGAAGACCTCGGTGACGAATCCCTCCTCGAAGAGGTCACCGGATCTCCACATCGCACCGGTCGCTTTCGGGTGACTTGGCCCGTACTTTTATGCAGAGCGGTAGTGAAACCGACGACCGATGGCGGCCCAACACCGAGCGGTGCGAGAACATCCGGTGCTCGGCTTCGTTCTCCTGAGTATCGTCTTCTCGTGGGCGATGTGGGGGGTACAGTATCTCTGGCCGCGGAACCCGGTCGCTCTGATCGCGCCCCTCCCATCGGCCGGCCCGGCCGTCGCCGCAGTGGTCGTCGCCCACCTCTCGGGCTTCGATCTGCGCGCATGGAGGGACCACCTCGGGGGACGAGACGTGGAACCGTACTGGTACGGCGTCGGTCTCGCCCTGCCACTGGCCTGCGTGATCGCCACCACGATCGCCGCGGCACTGCTGTTCAACGGACCGTGGGCCGTCCCGTTCTTCACTCCTCAAAGGGCCGCCGGATACGCCGTCTCGCTGTTGTTCAGTGTGATTCCCGCACTCGGTGTGGAGGCGGGCTTTCGCGGGTTCGCCCTGCCTCGCCTCCAGCACCGCTACGACGCGCTGGTCGCCAGCGCCTTCGTCGCCGTCGCGTGGGCGGTCTGGAGCCTCCCCCTGTTCGTGTTCCCCGGTACGTACCTCGCCGGGTTCTCGCTCCCGGTCGCTGTGTTGTTGCTGGTGGTCGTCTCGGTGTTCCTCACCTACGTCTACAACAGCACGGGCGGGAGCGTCCCCGTCACCGCCCTGCTCAACGGTGGCCTCGTCACATCGCTCACGTACGGCGCGGTGGGTGCCTCCGGGGTCGAGATCCAGGTGACGACGCTTGCGGCGTGGGCGATCCCCGCGCTCGTCGTCGCCAACCTCTACGGCCGTGAACGCCTCGCGGATGAGGTATCGGCACCGCGGTTCCTCGCCGAATCATAACCGCTCTTCCCTCGTGTTCGTGACCGAACGAGGTCAGTGATCTGCCATCATCACCTCGAAAGCACCTCAGTCCCGGCTGAGCGGCATCCGGAGTCCATAGAGGATGAACACTAAACCGATGATCTCGCTCACCTTGCCCGCGATACCGAAGGCGGCGTTCACCGTGACTCGTATGCCGGGACCAAACTGCGAGAGTTCTCCAGCAAGCACGAAACCAGCGAGGAGCACCACGGGTGTCCAGAAGGTGAAGAAGAATCCGGTGGCGACGAACAGCATCGGCAGGCTCCGATTCCGCCAGTACCCACGGAACGCGATGTAACCGACGGCAATACCCAATATCGAGGCCGTGAGTGTGAGCGCGATCGATATCGGTTCGCCGTTTTGCGTGCCGATCTGGACGAGAAGGTTTGTCATCTCATGTCTCCGATGAACTGGGTAAATCGGTCGGCCATGCGGTCGCGGCGGGTGAGTCGTAGATGGAAGCCATCCTCGGTGAGATCGACTTCGATCCGGTCGAGGGTTGCCGTATAGACGTTGTAGTGATGGCCGTCCGCGTCGGGGTGGGTTCGTTTACCTAAATTCAGGCGCTAAGGCCCCTCCCTCAAGAAGTGAGCGCGGTGCGGAGCGAGCGAGTAGGGAGGGGATACAGCGTCCCCAGAACGCTTCGCGTTCTGGTGTGCGAACGAGACGCGAAGCGTCTCGTCAACGCCGTCATCATCTGAACTTCCGAGGTTTCGGCGTGTCGGCTGGCCGGACCACGAGCGATAGGCTCATGCGTATCTACCAAGTAGATACTACCGATGGACCGGCACGAGATAGAGGGTCACGAAGTCGTGGAGAAAACTGTGAAGCCCACCGGCAACGGCGCTCACGTCTACCTCCCGAAGTCGTGGGTAGGAGCAACCATCAAGGTCGTTCGTGCCTCCGAACTCGACGCCGATTCAGACGAGTAGACCATGCTCAACTACAGGTTCCGGCTCAACCCCACGCCCGCTCAACGCGAGCAGTTAGCGTGGACGCTGGATACCTGCCGACAGGTCTACAACCACTTTCTCCACCGACTCAACCGCGTCGATAACACGTCGTCGTACAAGGAGCAGGAACGGCTACCGAAGCTCAAGGAGTGGTGGACCGACCTACGCGGAGTCCACTCCAAAGTGCTTCAAAAGGTCGTTCAACGCCTGTACGACAACCTCTCAACGCTGAAAGGGTTGAAGGAGAACGGCCACCGCGTCGGCCACCTTCGGTGGAAGGGTTCGGGATACTACTATTCGTTCACGTACAGTCAGTCCGGTTTCAAGCTCGACCAAAAGAGCGACCGCGACGAGCTGTGGTTGTCGAAGATTGGTTCGGTCCCGATAGTCGCACACCGCGACCTCCCCACCGACGCGACCGTGAAGGGCATGACGGTGAAGCGAGAACCCACAGGGCACTGGTACGCTGTGTTGTCGGTTGAAACGCCCGATGACCCACCGGAGAAACCGGCGAGCCCCGAGAATGTTGTCGGCATCGACGTGGGAATACTCAAATTCGCCCACGACACCGATGGAACGGCGGTCGGGTCGCTCGACCTCTCGCACGAACGCGATCGACTGGAACACGAACAGCGTGTCCTCTCGCGCCGCGAACACGGTTCGGCGAACTGGGAGAAACAGCGAAGAAAGGTCGCCCGTCGCCACGCCGACCTGAAACGGAAACGGCGGGACTTCCTGCACAAGCTGTCGAACTACTACGCTCGGGAATACGACCTCGTGGCGGTCGAAGACCTCGACGCGAAGGGACTGATGGAACTCGACGGCAACAGTCGCAACCGCGCGTCAGCCGCGTGGGGAACCCTCCGCCGGATGCTCGCGTACAAGTGCGAACGCGAAGGGACGCACTTCGCGGAGGTTCGACCCCACGGAACCACGAAGGAGTGCGCCCGCTGTGGTGCGGAAACGGACAAGCCGCTCTGGGTACGCGAACACTCGTGTCCGGCGTGTGGCTTCACCGCCGACCGAGACGAAAACGCCGCGTGGAACGTCCTCCAACGCGGTATCGAGGAAATAGGCACGGGCAGTGCCGAATCAACGCCTGTGGAGACCGTGGTCCCTACGGCGACCGCTTTTCAGCCGGTCGCTGCAAACCACGTCGCCGAAGCAGGAAGCCCCACCCTCAAGCGCGAGCCGTCAGGCGAGCGGTAGGGTGGGGAGGAAGTCACTGACGAGGTCATGTGCTTCGAGGGCTTCGAGTCGTCGATAGACCGTCGGTGGTGACACTCCACAGCGGTCGCTGAGTTCCTCGGCCGAGAGGGCTTCCTCGACGGTCTCCGTGAGGATGGTTCGCGCACACTCGTCGGCGAGCAGCGAACCGATGGCGTCCACATCGGAGTCATCACCCACACCTATCACCCGTCATACGTGGATATGAAACCGCGAACACGGTTTCAATCACTGAAGTCGATGGTTTCGATTTATACTCCCACCTCCTTTCTATTGAATCGTCATGGTGGCAATCAACGAAACGACCATCGCGATGGCCTGTGCCGTCCTCGGAGTCGTGTTCTCGGTCGTGTGGTTGGCGCTCGGCCTCTACGGGATCAACTCCCTGCGGGACATCAGGGACAAACTCAACGAACGAGAATCAGCCGACGGATAACGAGGCCCGATCCAGTCACGAGAACGCGAAGAAGAGGACTCGATCGAGGATGAGACGACGAGCTGGTGGAGATGGCGACCGGATGGACGAGAGTACGAATCAGTAGCGGGCTCCGAAACCCAATCGGATCAGAACTCGGACATCGCTGCCTGCCGGTCGTAGGCCCGCTCGAAGAGTACACAGCAGGCCTCCCGGAGGTTTCCGCGACGGATCTCGTCCACTGTTTCCCCGATCTGTGAGGAGTGTCCGTCCACGACCGGGAACGAGGACTGAATGTCCATATCTCATCGAGGTACGGGTATCAGAAAAAGATTAGGTCAGCGAACCGAAACTCGGGTCCGCAAAGTCGCAGCTGGGTTCGGTGCCACTGCGACCCAGCGTATTGGTGATAGCGGTGGAGGAAGCGTTACTCGAACGAACGCGCCGACGGGCAACAGCGCCACCGGCGGATAGTAGTATGTCGTCCGTCGCGAGTGATGAGGCCAACCCCGCGCGGTTCGCTCTTCGTGTCCGGTGTCGCTCGTACAGAGCAGCGGGTGCGACGGGCGTTCGACGAACGACGTTCCTTGTCGACGATGCTTCGGACGCTCAGAAGCCCCGTAGAGGGTGGATGTCTACTTAGATGACTACCTGTGAGAACTCATGACTTCCGCAACGGTGACAGGTTTTTCCAGGTTTGTGACTGGCGGGTATGACCCCTTTCAGAGTTTCCTTTCTTGGATGGAGCATCCCACAGTCGTTACACATGAGCAACTGACTCTCGGGTTTGTCGGGTTCTTCTACCTCGGGGGTCACCGCTACCTCGTTCATTCATAGGAAATTTTCCACGGATCCAGCATGGATTATGACCATTGCCTCCCAGGGTGGTTTTAAGGCTCGAACCGAGGTACATCGGTAGGACGAAACAGGGTATCCCAGCATCAATGCCAAGGCTATCCAACCCCCCTAAAGACTGTTTCCTACGTTACTGAAAGACTTACTCTCGATTATGACTTCCAACATCATGGAGTTGGGAGGGGCCGTTGCGTGACATCACCGGCAGTTTCCCTCCTAACTCCACACTCGTCCACTCAGAACGACTACTGGCAGACGAATAGCCGTATGAGGAACTTTCCGACTACAGAGAATATAGCTACTCTGCTCTACCAGAACTTGCTCTCACGCAGAGGGTGGAGAGGAGCGTGAATGACTTCACCAGCTTGCCACGCGGGATGGTTGACCATCCTCTTCAGCCTGTTTCTGTCCATCAGATAACCCCAGCGAAAGTCTGCCCTATCTAACAGGCGCTTCTCGGAGATCGACCCGAGTGGGTAAATAAGGGATAGACTACGCTACCATCCCTATGTGATCCCCTGAAGCTCCTCACGCTCGCAGGTGCGAACTTCCTCGGACTGTACTCCGTGTAGCCATAGGTTCAAATCAACGGTCGTGATACTGGTACGATTTATAAGTACCCCTACACCGTTCGGTGAATCCCAAGCGAGATGTGAGAGAACGGGCGCGACGGGATTTGAACCCGCGGCATCTTGGTCCGGAACCAAGGACTCTGTCCACTGAGCTACGCGCCCTCATCGAACCATACGGGGTCGTCGGTTTAGGCGTTGTGAAAGCCGCGCGCCTCAGGGCGTTTCGCGGGTTTCGAGCGTGAAGTCGGATTTCGGGTAGCTGACGCAGGTCAGCGCGTAGCCGTCCTCCAACTCCTCGGCTTCGAGCATCTGCTGGTTGTCGTGGATCAGGTAGTCCTCGGAGGGGCCGTCGGCGACGTGGCCGCCACACGAGAGACACTGGCCCTGTCGGCAGGCGTAGGGCATATCCCAACCCTGGTCCTCGCCGGCTTCGAGGAGGGTCTGGTTCTCGGGCACGTCGACGGTTTCGCCCTCCTTCGCGTACTCGACCGAGAACACCTCGGCCTCGTCGTCCGGGATCTCGCCGGGGCTCGACGGGGTTTCGCTCGTTTCACCCTCGGCGAGTTCGCCCTCGGCCTCGCCACCGCCGACCGCGCCGGCCGGAGCCGCCCCGCCGCCGATCGAGCGGTTCATCGGTTCGGGGAAGTCGGTCTCGGGGACGCTCGCCGCCCGCCGTTCGAGCACCGACTGGGAGATGTCGTCGGGGATCGGCCGGTCGGTGCCCGAGGAGAAGTGCAAGACAACCATCACGCCAACCAGCAGGAGTCCGATCGCGACACCGAGTACCTCGACCATGGCCGCGCTACGAAAGCACGGTATAATTAGCTGTTGTTTGTCCCGGTCGATCGTCGTGGTGGCCTACGGAAAGACCAGCACCGTCGCGCCCTCGACGTCGAGCACCTCGACGGTCTCGCCCGCCGCCCGGCGCTCCTCGATCACCTCGACCATCTCGGGGTCGAGCACCACCACTTCGCCGCCCGCGTCAAGTTCGATCTCGCCGTGCTCGCGCTTCTGACGGGCGATCTCGTCGGGGTCGGCGGCTTCGAGCGCGCCCACGACCGCGCCCGCTTGGTCGCGAAACTCGGGACCGATCTCGCTGTGGTCGGGGTCGACGGCCACGGGAGTCAACTCGACGTCGGGGTCGCCCGCGAGCACCTCAACCGGCGCGTTCACCGTCGCGGCGAGGTCGCCGGTCTCGAAGTCGGCCTCGTCGTCGGGGTAGACCTCGACGCGTTCGAGGTCGGTGTTGAGCGCCATCCCGGAGTCGGACTTCCAGGCCCGCACCGCGCTCGCGACCGCCGCGATCCGCTCGCCGCGCTTCTCCGCGGCTTCGTCGCCGTCGTCGAGGTCGGGCCACGCCGCGGCGTGAACGCTTCCCGTGGTGTTCGGGAGGTGACGGTAGGTCTCCTCGGCGAGGAACGGCGAGAACGGCGCGAGCATCCGGATCGAGGCCGACAGGGTGGTCGCGAGCGTCTCGCGGGCGGCCGCCCCTTCCTCGGGAGTGCCCTCGTAGAGCCGGCCCTTGATCAGCTCGACGTAGTCGTCGGCGAGGTCGTGCCAAACGAACTCCCGGAGGGTGCGGAGCGCCCGGTCGAAGCGGTAGTCGTCCATGTCGGCCGCGACGTCGTCGGCGACCCGCGCGCACTTCGAGCGGATCCAGCGGTCGGCGTCGGTGTAGGCCGGCTCCACCTCGTCGGACTCATCGAGGTGCTGGCTCGCGAACCGGGTGATGTTCCAGAGCTTCGTGAGGAAGCGCGACGCGCTCGTGACTTCCTTGGGCTGGAACTGAATGTCCGACCCGGGCTGGCCGCCGAGCGCGAGCGCCTGGCGGAAGGCGTCGGCCGAGTGCTCCTCGACGACCGCGTCCGGACTGACGGAGTTGTCCCGGGATTTGCTCATCTTGTTGCCGTCGGCTCCCAGCACCATCCCGTTGACCAGTGCCTCCTCCCACGGTTTCTCGCCTTCGAGCGCCGCGGTCCGGAGGATGGTGTAGAAGGCCCACGTCCGGATGATGTCGTGGCCCTGCTCGCGGAGCTGCACCGGCGTGAAGTCGGCCTCGGGCCACCCGGTGATGTAGAGCGGCGAGATGGACGAGTCCATCCAGGTGTCCATCACGTCGGTCTCGCCGGTCCACGCTTCCGCACCGCAGTCCGGACACGGCTCGTCCGGCGTCTCGCTCGTGGGTTCGACCGGCAGCTCGTCGGAGTCGGCGACGTGCCAGTGGCCACACCCCTCGCACGACCAGGCCGGGATCGGCGTCGCGAAGACGCGCTGGCGACTGATCACCCAGTCCCAGTCCATCCCCTCGGTCCACTCCTCAAGCCGGCCGTACATGTGTTCGGGGATCCACGACACCTCCTGGGCCTTCTCGATGATCTCCTCTTGGTCGACTCGGACGAACCACTGCTCCTTCGAGAGGATCTCGATCGGGGTGTCACACCGCCAGCACGCCCCCACCGACTGCTCGACCGGCTCCTCGTTCACCAGATAGCCCTCCTTCTGGAGCGCGGTGACGATCCGCTCCTTCGCCGCGTCGAGTTCGAGCCCGCCGAACTCCTCGACGCGCTCGTCGAGGCGGCCGTCCTCCGTCACGACGGGTCGAAGGTCGAGGTCGTAGGTCGCCCACCAGTCGACGTCCTGCTTGTCGCCGAAGGTCGAGATCATCACCGCGCCGGTCCCGAAGTCGCCGTCGACCTCCTCGTCGGCCACGAGTTCGACCTCCTGGCCGAAGATCGGGATCTCGAACGTCTCGCCAACGCGGTCGGCGTAGCGCTCGTCGTCCGGGCTGACCGCCACCCCGACGACGGCCGGGAGGAGTTCGGGTCGGGTGGTCGCGATCTCGATCCCGTCGCCCTCGACGCCGGGGAAGCGCACCGTCGAGAGGGTCCCCTCCGAGTCGATCGCCTCGACCTCGGCGTCGGCGATCGCGGTCTCGCAGCGCGGACACCAGTTCACCGGGTGTTCGTCGCGGTGGACGTAGCCATCGTCGTGCATCTCCACGAACGAGCGCTGAGTCGTCCCCCAGTACTCCGGGTCCATCGTCCGGAACTCCTGGTCCCAGTCCTGGGAGAAGCCGAGCTCCCCCATCATCTCCTTCATGCCCGCGATCTGGTCCTCCGTGTGCTCGATACACAGCTCGCGGAACTCCTCGCGCGGGACCTCCGTCCGATGGATGTCGTTGTTCTCCTCGACCTTCACCTCGGTCGGCAGTCCGTGGCAGTCCCAGCCCTGCGGGAACGAGACGTTCTCGCCGAGCATCCGGTGATACCGGGCGGCGAAATCCATGTAGCTCCACCCGAGCGCGTGGCCGATGTGGAGGTCGCCCGTCGGGTAGGGCGGCGGCGTGTCGATGACGTACTCGGTGTCGGAGCTCTCCTCCTCGTACTGATACAGGTCGGAATCGGTCCACGCCTCGCGCCACTTGGCTTCGAGGGCGGCCGGGTCGTAGGTCTCAGATAGCTCTGTCATTGGTGGATTTGGATGGTCGCGGCCCGATAATCGTACCGAAAACTCGCGCGGCGGTCAGCGACGTACTACCGACGGGGTCACGCTCATACCGATAGGTGGGTTCGTTCGGCGTATAAGCGTTCGCGTTCAGCGGACCGGACTTCGGATGTCGGCACTGTGTGTACGTGATCATCAACCATTACCGTCTGCGGCCCCAGTCGATCCCATGAGTACCCTGTTTCGCCTCCTCGTTGCGGCGTTCGTCTGCATCGCGCCGACCGCGCTGTTCCTCGGGCTCTGGCACGGCCTCCAGCGGATGCAGAACGGCGAACTCGTCGAACGCGTCGCCGCCAATCAGGGTGTGACCGTCGAGGACCTCGTTCCCGGGGCCAACCCCTACGCGACACGCGAGGTCGACCCGACCGACCAGTACGTGGTTCCGCCGGACCACGACCGACGGCCGTAGCGGCCGATCCGGGAACGGTTCGAGGACGGAGCCCCGCCGCGGGGATCACAATTCCTACCTTCACCCCCGGTGAGAGGCGACTATGCAACTCGGGGTTATCGGACTCGGGCGGATGGGACGGATCGTCGCCGACCGCGCGCTCGATGCGGGTCACGAGGTCGTCGCCTTCGACGTGGACGCGGAGGCCGTGGCGGCCGTCGCCGACGCGGGGGCCGACCCCGCCGACTCGCTCGCGGATCTCGTCGAGCAGTTGGGCGAGGAGAAGCGGATCTGGTTGATGGTGCCCGCGGGCGACGCCATCGACGCCGCGCTCGCGGACCTCGAACCCCACCTCGACGACGAGGACGTCGTGGTCGACGGCGGCAACTCCCACTTCGAGGACTCGACGCGCCGCGCGGAATCGACACCCGCGGCCTATCTCGACTGTGGAACCTCGGGCGGACCCGCGAGCGCGGAGGCCGGCTTCTCGCTCATGGTCGGCGGGCCGGCGTGGGCCTACGACGAACTCACGCCCGTCTTCGACGCGGTGGCGACCGGACCCGCGGGCCACGCGCGGATGGGGCCCGCCGGCTCGGGTCACTACGTCAAGATGGTCCACAACGGCGTCGAGTACGCGCTGATGGAAGCCTACGGCGAGGGGTTCGAACTCCTCGCGGACGGTCGCTACGACCTCGACCTCGAATCGGTCGCACGGACCTGGAACAACGGCGCGGTCATCCGGTCGTGGCTCCTCGAACTCTGCGAGGAGGCGTTCGCGGAGGAGGGCTCGGATCTGGGAACCGTCGCCGACCGTGTCGAGGGCGGCTCGACTGGGACCTGGACCGTCCAGGAGGCCCTGAGTCAAGAAATCCCGGTGCCGTTGATCTACACCGCGCTCGCCGAACGGTTCGGCTCGCGCGCCGCGAACGGCCGGTTCGCGCGCCGCCTCGCGAACCGACTCCGGTACGGGTTCGGTCGTCACGAGGTCGCTCGAAGCGAGTAAGCGAGCGAGAGCGACGGGAGCCGAACGGCTCGTCGCACCCACCGGCCGCCGAGGTGGGTGATACCAACGTTCATGCCCTCTCCGGCCCCAATTCCGGTGTGAGCAGGACTGCCGCCACGACCCCATCGAACGGGCCGGTCGTGCGCCTCACGGACGTCCGGAAGACCTACGACCTCGGCGGGACCGTCGAGGCGCTCGCCGGCGTCTCGCTCTCGCTGGCCGACGGGTCGTACACCGCGGTGATGGGGCCGAGCGGGTCGGGCAAGAGCACGTTGTTGAACCTCGTGGGGGCGCTCGACACGCCGACCGAGGGCACCGTGGAGGTCGCCGGCAACGACCTCGGTGCCGCCACCGACGACGAGCGCGCCGCGATCCGCGGCACCGAGATCGGCTTCGTCTTCCAGACCTTCAACCTCCTCCCCCGTTCCGACGCCGTCGAGAACGTCGCCCTCCCGCTGGTGTTCGCCGGCTGGTCGCGCGAGCGCCGCCACGAGCGTGCGACCGACCTCCTCGACCGAGTCGGCCTCGGCGACCGCCTCCACCACCGCCCGACGCAGCTCTCGGGTGGCCAGCGCCAGCGGGTCGCGATCGCCCGTGCGCTCGCGCCCGACCCCGCCGTCGTGCTCGCCGACGAACCGACCGGCAACGTCGACACCGAGACCGGCGCGGGGGTCATGAACCTCCTCGCGGCGGCGAACGACCGCGGGACGACGGTCCTGCTCGTGACGCACGCGCGGGAGATCGCCGAGCACGCCGACCGGATCGTCACCGTTCGCGACGGCCGCCGAGAGTCGACCGAGGAGCTCGGGGACCACACTACGACCCGGGCGCGGGACGCCTGATGGAGGTCGGCGAGACGCTCCGGATGGCGTCGCGGTCGGTGCGGTCGCACAAGCTCCGGTCGGCGCTCACGGTCGTCGGCGTCGTGATCGGGATCGCGTCGGTGGTGACGTTCGCGACGTTCGGCGCGAGCGTGAAGGCCGACATCGTGAGCGACGTGGGTTCGTCGAGCGCCAGCGATATCTACGCCCTTCCGACGGCAACGGACGACGACGGCGGCTTCGGTGGCGGTGTCGGCCAGCCGGTCTTCACCGCCCACGACGTCGCGCAGCTGCGGGCGATCGAGGGGGCTCGTGCGGCGGTCCCGCGCGGCAACGTTCCGGTCTCCGAACTCCGATTCGGGAACGACTCGGTCTCACAGAGACAGATCCTCGCCACCACGCCGCGGGCGTTCCCGGCGGATTCGGTGGTCGCGGGACGGGCGTTCCGCTCGGGGGCACGGGAGGTCGTGGTGAACCGCGCCGCGACCGGGACGTTCGATCGGAACGTCTCGGTTGGCGATAGCCTCACGATAACGCTGGCGAACGGGACGCGGAGCCGGGTCGCGGTCGTCGGGGTCGTCAACCGCACCGTCGGGGAGCTGCCGTTCACCTCGTTCGCGGGCGGCGCGCAGTTCTACGTGCCGGTCGAGCCCTTCTACCAGCAGACCGTCGAGAGCCCCGTTACGGGCGCGACTCAGCGTGCGTACCCGCAGGTCACGGTGGTCGCGGACCCCGCACGGATCGATGGGGTTCGGGAACGGGTTCGGACCTACCTCCGCGGCCCCTCCGACGCCGCCGAACTCGTCCCCGAGTCGGTCGAGCCGAGCGCCCAGACCAGCGGTGACTT
Encoded proteins:
- the gnd gene encoding phosphogluconate dehydrogenase (NAD(+)-dependent, decarboxylating), which gives rise to MQLGVIGLGRMGRIVADRALDAGHEVVAFDVDAEAVAAVADAGADPADSLADLVEQLGEEKRIWLMVPAGDAIDAALADLEPHLDDEDVVVDGGNSHFEDSTRRAESTPAAYLDCGTSGGPASAEAGFSLMVGGPAWAYDELTPVFDAVATGPAGHARMGPAGSGHYVKMVHNGVEYALMEAYGEGFELLADGRYDLDLESVARTWNNGAVIRSWLLELCEEAFAEEGSDLGTVADRVEGGSTGTWTVQEALSQEIPVPLIYTALAERFGSRAANGRFARRLANRLRYGFGRHEVARSE
- a CDS encoding ABC transporter ATP-binding protein codes for the protein MSRTAATTPSNGPVVRLTDVRKTYDLGGTVEALAGVSLSLADGSYTAVMGPSGSGKSTLLNLVGALDTPTEGTVEVAGNDLGAATDDERAAIRGTEIGFVFQTFNLLPRSDAVENVALPLVFAGWSRERRHERATDLLDRVGLGDRLHHRPTQLSGGQRQRVAIARALAPDPAVVLADEPTGNVDTETGAGVMNLLAAANDRGTTVLLVTHAREIAEHADRIVTVRDGRRESTEELGDHTTTRARDA
- a CDS encoding ABC transporter permease, producing MEVGETLRMASRSVRSHKLRSALTVVGVVIGIASVVTFATFGASVKADIVSDVGSSSASDIYALPTATDDDGGFGGGVGQPVFTAHDVAQLRAIEGARAAVPRGNVPVSELRFGNDSVSQRQILATTPRAFPADSVVAGRAFRSGAREVVVNRAATGTFDRNVSVGDSLTITLANGTRSRVAVVGVVNRTVGELPFTSFAGGAQFYVPVEPFYQQTVESPVTGATQRAYPQVTVVADPARIDGVRERVRTYLRGPSDAAELVPESVEPSAQTSGDFVDRVASIIDRVTRFVTGIGVIALVVAAVGIANIMLVSVAERTREIGIMKAVGARNRDVMALFLTEATLLGVVGAIVGLPLGVAVAYGATLYAEVAFTPAYGWFAIAVAVGILVGVLAGLYPAWRAARIDPIDALRYE